One Nicotiana tomentosiformis chromosome 4, ASM39032v3, whole genome shotgun sequence genomic window carries:
- the LOC104103135 gene encoding bet1-like protein At4g14600 isoform X1 — translation MASISHRGGDFYGAASHRSRDGLSTRQVGGSDEIQVRIDPMHGDLDNEITGLRKQVKQLRNVAQEIKSEAKYQNDFINQLQMTLIKAQAGVKNNMRRLNRSIIQEGSNHVMHVILFALFCFFVIYLLSKFSRR, via the exons ATGGCTTCTATCTCTCATAGAGGCGGTGATTTCTACGGTGCTGCTTCCCACAGATCCAG AGATGGATTGAGTACGAGGCAAGTAGGTGGTTCAGATGAGATACAGGTGCGGATTGATCCGATGCACGGAGACCTAGATAACGAGATTACAGGTCTTCGCAAGCAAGTGAAACAGCTTAGAAAT GtagcccaagaaattaagtctGAAGCAAAATATCAGAATGATTTTATTAACCAACTG CAAATGACATTGATCAAAGCTCAAGCAGGGGTGAAGAACAATATGAGACGGTTGAACAGGAGTATCATCCAGGAAGGATCAAACCATGTGATGCATGTTATTCTTTTTGCACTATTTTGCTTTTTTGTGATATATTTGCTGTCCAAGTTTTCACGGAGATAA
- the LOC104103135 gene encoding bet1-like protein At4g14600 isoform X2: protein MASISHRGGDFYGAASHRSRDGLSTRQVGGSDEIQVRIDPMHGDLDNEITGLRKQVKQLRNSTANVVFLISRLSGEYIDAWTHANTEKLQMAPKDMASVMLLCLQFKLDSMCA, encoded by the exons ATGGCTTCTATCTCTCATAGAGGCGGTGATTTCTACGGTGCTGCTTCCCACAGATCCAG AGATGGATTGAGTACGAGGCAAGTAGGTGGTTCAGATGAGATACAGGTGCGGATTGATCCGATGCACGGAGACCTAGATAACGAGATTACAGGTCTTCGCAAGCAAGTGAAACAGCTTAGAAAT TCGACTGCCAATGTAGTCTTCTTGATCTCCCGGCTATCTGGTGAGTACATTGATGCCTGGACACACGCTAATACCGAAAAGCTGCAAATGGCACCAAAAGACATGGCTAGTGTGATGCTTCTCTGTCTCCAGTTTAAGTTGGATTCGATGTGTGCCTAA
- the LOC104103136 gene encoding protein MRG1-like isoform X2 yields MGSSNAGVSDNSTTISDEVGGTTHDTDIDVVDSSRFQEGEKVLAFHSQQLYEAKGWNKNWDEWVGIDRLMKLTEENIQKQQELKKKQDTDKSSKGGRGSQMKTKGYTGGRGRKRKSDVPQKDKYAPPPEKLVNIQIPPQLKKQLIDDCEFVNHLGKLVKLPRSPNVDEILKKYHDYRLKKDGVISDSVGEILSGLQCYFDKALPAMLLYKNEREQYQESIRDDAAPSSIYGAEHLLRLFVKLPEILFYASIEDETLTELRQKLQDFLRFLQKNQSAFFLSMYHSAEGFDVADKKQDN; encoded by the exons atgggGAGCTCAAATGCTGGGGTATCGGACAATTCCACAACCATCTCTGATGAAGTTGGTGGCACCACTCATGATACTGACATTGACGTGGTTGACTCCAGTCGTTTTCAAGAAGGTGAAAAAGTACTCGCCTTTCATAGCCAACAACTTTATGAAGCTAAG gGTTGGAACAAAAA CTGGGATGAATGGGTGGGCATAGATCGACTGATGAAACTCACAGAAGAGAATATTCAGAAGCAGCAGGAGCTTAAGAAAAAACAGGATACAGATAAGAGTTCAAAGGGTGGACGTGGATCACAAATGAAAACAAAAGGCTATACAG GGGGAAGAGGCAGAAAGCGAAAGAGTGATGTTCCGCAGAAG GACAAGTATGCTCCTCCTCCAGAAAAGCTTGTCAATATCCAAATACCACCACAATTAAAGAAACAGCTGATTGATGATTGTGAATTTGTCAACCACTTGGGCAAG CTCGTCAAACTTCCACGTTCTCCAAATGTAGATGAAATACTAAAGAAGTATCATGACTATCGGCTGAAAAAGGATGGAGT GATATCTGATTCTGTTGGAGAGATTCTTAGTGGTTTGCAATGCTACTTCGACAAAGCACTGCCTGCTATGCTCCTTTACAAGAACGAGCGGGAACAATACCAAGAATCAATTAGAGATGATGCCGCTCCTTCCTCTATATATGGAGCTGAGCATTTATTACGGCTTTTTG TTAAGTTGCCAGAGATTCTGTTCTACGCAAGTATTGAAGATGAAACATTAACAGAGTTAAGGCAGAAGTTACAAGACTTTCTCAG ATTCCTGCAGAAGAATCAAAGTGCATTTTTCCTGTCCATGTACCATTCTGCGGAAGGTTTTGATGTGGCTGACAAGAAACAGGATAACTGA
- the LOC104103136 gene encoding protein MRG1-like isoform X1 produces MGSSNAGVSDNSTTISDEVGGTTHDTDIDVVDSSRFQEGEKVLAFHSQQLYEAKIQKAEFQMREWRYFVHYLGWNKNWDEWVGIDRLMKLTEENIQKQQELKKKQDTDKSSKGGRGSQMKTKGYTGGRGRKRKSDVPQKDKYAPPPEKLVNIQIPPQLKKQLIDDCEFVNHLGKLVKLPRSPNVDEILKKYHDYRLKKDGVISDSVGEILSGLQCYFDKALPAMLLYKNEREQYQESIRDDAAPSSIYGAEHLLRLFVKLPEILFYASIEDETLTELRQKLQDFLRFLQKNQSAFFLSMYHSAEGFDVADKKQDN; encoded by the exons atgggGAGCTCAAATGCTGGGGTATCGGACAATTCCACAACCATCTCTGATGAAGTTGGTGGCACCACTCATGATACTGACATTGACGTGGTTGACTCCAGTCGTTTTCAAGAAGGTGAAAAAGTACTCGCCTTTCATAGCCAACAACTTTATGAAGCTAAG ATTCAAAAAGCTGAGTTTCAAATGAGGGAGTGGAGATATTTTGTTCATTATCTT gGTTGGAACAAAAA CTGGGATGAATGGGTGGGCATAGATCGACTGATGAAACTCACAGAAGAGAATATTCAGAAGCAGCAGGAGCTTAAGAAAAAACAGGATACAGATAAGAGTTCAAAGGGTGGACGTGGATCACAAATGAAAACAAAAGGCTATACAG GGGGAAGAGGCAGAAAGCGAAAGAGTGATGTTCCGCAGAAG GACAAGTATGCTCCTCCTCCAGAAAAGCTTGTCAATATCCAAATACCACCACAATTAAAGAAACAGCTGATTGATGATTGTGAATTTGTCAACCACTTGGGCAAG CTCGTCAAACTTCCACGTTCTCCAAATGTAGATGAAATACTAAAGAAGTATCATGACTATCGGCTGAAAAAGGATGGAGT GATATCTGATTCTGTTGGAGAGATTCTTAGTGGTTTGCAATGCTACTTCGACAAAGCACTGCCTGCTATGCTCCTTTACAAGAACGAGCGGGAACAATACCAAGAATCAATTAGAGATGATGCCGCTCCTTCCTCTATATATGGAGCTGAGCATTTATTACGGCTTTTTG TTAAGTTGCCAGAGATTCTGTTCTACGCAAGTATTGAAGATGAAACATTAACAGAGTTAAGGCAGAAGTTACAAGACTTTCTCAG ATTCCTGCAGAAGAATCAAAGTGCATTTTTCCTGTCCATGTACCATTCTGCGGAAGGTTTTGATGTGGCTGACAAGAAACAGGATAACTGA